In Desulfobulbus oralis, one DNA window encodes the following:
- the lepA gene encoding translation elongation factor 4 — MNHIRNFSIIAHIDHGKSTLADRLIQLCGMVSEREYKDQMLDNMDLERERGITIKSQTICLPYHGQDGQDYELNLVDTPGHVDFSYEVSRALSSCEGALLLIDAAQGIEAQTLANLYLAMENDLVIVPVINKIDLPSAEPDRIAGQIEHDLGLEAAGIQFCSAKTGEGVPELLEAIVKYLPPPKGDPEKALEALIFDASYDPYRGTVISVRIMNGTLKTGDTIIFMSNGATYRVEELGHFRLRREPSARLTAGEVGYVVAGVKTVSDTRPGDTITLKDNPAAAPLPGFREMQQVVFSSLYPVTTDEYEDLGSALEKLKLNDAALVFQKDSSAALGFGFRCGFLGLLHLEVVQERLEREFDISLILTVPSVKYLVHLQNQSVLEVDNPSYFPDPASIARIEEPYIRATIHIPERYMGAVMTLCLERRGENTRYHYPMPGRIEFSCELPLAEVIYDFYDRLKSVTQGYGSFDYELLDYRTSDLVKVDILVNGEQVDALSQLVHRSRARERGLAACERLKEEIPRQMFKIAIQAAIGGTIIARETISALRKDVTAKCYGGDISRKRKLLEKQKAGKKRMKTVGNVDIPQRAFLAVLKSDQ; from the coding sequence ATGAACCATATCAGAAACTTCAGCATAATCGCCCATATCGATCACGGCAAATCCACCCTGGCCGACCGCCTGATCCAGCTCTGCGGCATGGTCAGCGAGCGCGAATACAAGGATCAAATGCTGGACAACATGGATCTGGAGCGCGAGCGCGGCATTACCATCAAGTCACAGACCATCTGCCTGCCCTATCATGGCCAGGACGGCCAGGACTATGAGCTGAACCTGGTCGACACGCCCGGACACGTGGATTTCAGTTACGAGGTCTCGCGGGCGCTGTCCTCCTGCGAAGGCGCGCTCCTGCTCATTGACGCGGCCCAGGGCATAGAGGCCCAGACTCTCGCGAACCTGTACCTGGCCATGGAAAACGACCTGGTCATCGTGCCGGTCATCAACAAGATCGACCTGCCTTCCGCCGAGCCGGACAGGATCGCAGGCCAGATAGAGCACGACCTGGGCCTGGAGGCCGCAGGCATCCAATTCTGCTCCGCCAAAACCGGCGAGGGCGTGCCGGAACTCCTGGAGGCCATCGTCAAATATCTGCCGCCGCCCAAAGGCGACCCGGAAAAGGCGCTCGAAGCGCTCATCTTCGACGCCAGCTACGATCCCTACCGCGGCACGGTCATTTCGGTGCGCATCATGAACGGCACGCTGAAGACCGGCGACACCATCATCTTCATGTCCAACGGCGCGACGTACAGGGTGGAGGAGCTGGGTCACTTCCGCCTGCGCCGCGAGCCCTCAGCCAGACTCACGGCCGGCGAAGTCGGCTATGTGGTGGCCGGAGTCAAAACCGTATCCGACACCCGGCCCGGCGACACCATCACCCTGAAGGACAACCCGGCAGCCGCGCCGCTGCCCGGATTCCGCGAGATGCAGCAGGTCGTTTTCTCCTCGCTCTACCCGGTGACAACCGACGAATACGAGGACCTGGGCAGCGCACTGGAGAAGCTCAAGTTAAACGATGCGGCGCTGGTCTTCCAGAAGGATTCCTCGGCGGCCCTGGGCTTCGGCTTCCGCTGCGGCTTTCTGGGCCTCCTGCATCTGGAGGTGGTGCAGGAGCGGCTGGAGCGCGAGTTCGACATTTCGCTGATTCTGACCGTGCCCTCGGTCAAGTATCTGGTGCATCTGCAGAACCAGAGCGTCCTGGAGGTGGACAATCCCTCCTATTTCCCCGATCCGGCCAGTATCGCCCGCATCGAGGAGCCCTACATCCGGGCCACCATCCACATCCCGGAGCGCTACATGGGCGCGGTGATGACCCTCTGCCTGGAGCGCCGCGGCGAAAACACCCGCTACCACTATCCCATGCCGGGCCGTATCGAGTTTAGCTGCGAGCTGCCCCTGGCCGAGGTTATCTACGACTTTTACGACAGGCTGAAATCCGTCACCCAGGGCTACGGCTCCTTTGACTACGAGCTGCTGGATTACCGCACAAGCGATCTGGTCAAGGTGGATATTCTGGTGAACGGCGAGCAGGTGGACGCCCTCTCCCAACTGGTGCACCGCAGCAGGGCGCGGGAACGGGGGCTGGCTGCCTGCGAGCGGCTCAAGGAGGAGATTCCGCGCCAGATGTTCAAGATCGCCATTCAGGCGGCCATCGGCGGCACCATCATTGCCCGCGAGACCATCTCGGCCCTGCGCAAGGACGTGACCGCCAAGTGCTACGGCGGCGACATTTCCCGCAAACGCAAACTGCTGGAAAAGCAGAAGGCCGGTAAAAAACGCATGAAGACCGTGGGCAACGTGGATATTCCGCAG
- a CDS encoding sigma-70 family RNA polymerase sigma factor produces MKEDESPTDLPIEEPMHQPLVLLDSDDNLPAVSNPALHRYLQEISQYELLSREETEELAIRFKETGDPNAAYRLVSSNLRLVVKVAMDFQKYWMQNFMDLVQEGNVGLVQATKKFDPYRGVKFSYYAAYWIRAYILKFIMDNWRLVKIGTTQAQRKLFFSLNKEKKLLEAQGFRPDVKLLAERLNVKESDVVEMSQRMDNWDVSLEAPVRSDSEDEQKSFLPSGGPGIEDKVAGRQMRERLGKVLAAVDDRLNDKERMILQTRLLTDEPKTLQTIADEFGISRERVRQIEANLLKKLRRQLEKDLPDIQDFLDGDAAVASEGPSANDF; encoded by the coding sequence ATGAAAGAAGACGAGAGTCCCACAGATTTGCCGATTGAAGAACCCATGCACCAGCCGCTGGTCCTGCTGGACAGCGACGACAACCTGCCTGCGGTCAGCAACCCGGCCCTGCACCGCTATCTGCAGGAAATCAGTCAGTACGAGCTGTTGAGCCGCGAGGAAACGGAGGAACTGGCCATTCGCTTCAAGGAAACCGGCGACCCGAACGCCGCCTACAGGCTGGTCTCCTCCAATCTGCGGCTGGTGGTCAAGGTGGCCATGGATTTCCAGAAGTACTGGATGCAGAACTTCATGGATCTGGTGCAGGAGGGCAATGTCGGTCTGGTCCAGGCCACGAAGAAATTCGATCCCTACCGGGGCGTCAAATTTTCCTACTATGCCGCCTACTGGATTCGCGCCTATATCCTGAAATTCATTATGGATAACTGGCGGCTGGTCAAGATCGGCACCACCCAGGCCCAGCGCAAGCTCTTTTTCAGCCTGAACAAGGAGAAAAAGCTTCTGGAAGCGCAGGGCTTCCGGCCGGACGTGAAGCTTCTGGCCGAGCGGCTGAACGTGAAGGAAAGCGATGTCGTGGAGATGAGCCAGCGCATGGACAACTGGGACGTCTCCCTGGAAGCGCCGGTCAGAAGCGACTCCGAAGACGAGCAGAAAAGTTTTCTGCCCTCCGGCGGCCCGGGCATTGAAGACAAGGTGGCCGGCCGGCAGATGCGCGAACGTCTGGGCAAGGTGCTGGCCGCGGTTGACGACAGGCTGAACGACAAGGAACGCATGATTTTGCAGACCCGGCTGCTCACGGACGAGCCGAAAACCCTGCAAACCATTGCCGACGAGTTCGGCATTTCCCGGGAACGGGTGCGCCAGATCGAGGCCAACCTGCTGAAAAAACTCCGGCGGCAACTGGAAAAGGACCTGCCGGACATTCAGGATTTTCTGGACGGTGACGCCGCTGTGGCAAGCGAGGGTCCGTCTGCAAACGACTTTTAA
- a CDS encoding DegT/DnrJ/EryC1/StrS family aminotransferase, whose amino-acid sequence MRVPLLDLGPQLHSLRPRMLDALTRVLDSTGYILGPEVTDFEERIAAYCGTKCAIGLSSGTDALLAALMSLDIGPGDLVLTTPYSFFATMGVVLRVGALPVFVDIDPDSFNMNADQAAEALARDHKNGRKIKAILPVHLYGQCADMPKLSRLAQEYAVPLIEDAAQAIGAECPFEQPDGSVIWKRSGNLGLCGCFSFFPSKNLGGMGDGGMLTTSDEQYGALVRSVRNHGEEGRYYHKRVGGNFRLDALQAAILSVKLDYLDSWHQGRAANAAQYRKLFADAGLTDNPVRLPQELYAQVPGAAEHHHHIYNQFVIRVRRRSERDKLRQYLLDHEIGCAIYYPLCLHQQECLPAAMRGAHLPVAEEAAATSLALPIFPELQAEQLAFVVATIQKFYKSC is encoded by the coding sequence ATGAGAGTTCCTCTGCTTGACTTGGGGCCGCAACTGCACAGCCTGCGGCCCCGGATGCTCGACGCCCTCACCCGGGTGCTGGATTCCACCGGCTATATTCTGGGCCCTGAGGTGACGGACTTTGAAGAGCGCATTGCGGCCTACTGCGGCACAAAGTGCGCGATCGGCCTTTCCAGCGGCACGGATGCGCTTCTGGCCGCGCTGATGTCCCTGGACATCGGCCCGGGCGATCTGGTGCTGACCACGCCCTACAGCTTTTTTGCCACCATGGGCGTGGTCCTGCGCGTGGGCGCGCTGCCCGTCTTTGTGGATATCGATCCGGACAGCTTCAACATGAATGCAGACCAGGCCGCGGAGGCGCTGGCCAGGGACCATAAAAATGGCCGAAAGATCAAGGCCATTCTGCCGGTGCACCTGTACGGCCAGTGCGCCGACATGCCGAAGCTGAGCCGGCTGGCCCAGGAGTATGCGGTGCCGCTCATCGAAGACGCAGCCCAGGCCATTGGTGCGGAATGCCCCTTCGAGCAGCCGGACGGCAGCGTGATCTGGAAGCGCAGCGGCAACCTGGGACTCTGCGGCTGCTTCTCCTTTTTCCCCAGCAAAAATCTGGGCGGCATGGGCGACGGCGGCATGCTGACGACCTCGGACGAACAGTATGGGGCGCTGGTGCGCTCGGTGCGCAATCACGGCGAGGAGGGCCGCTACTACCACAAACGGGTGGGCGGCAATTTCCGGCTGGATGCCCTGCAGGCAGCCATTCTTTCGGTCAAGCTGGACTACCTGGACTCCTGGCATCAGGGCCGGGCCGCCAATGCGGCACAGTACCGCAAACTGTTTGCCGACGCGGGTCTTACGGACAACCCGGTGCGGCTGCCGCAGGAGCTGTATGCGCAGGTGCCCGGCGCAGCGGAGCACCATCACCACATCTACAACCAGTTCGTCATCCGGGTGCGCAGGCGGAGCGAGCGCGACAAGCTGCGCCAGTATCTGCTGGACCATGAAATCGGCTGCGCCATTTACTATCCGCTCTGCCTGCACCAGCAGGAGTGCCTGCCTGCCGCGATGCGTGGCGCCCATCTGCCGGTTGCCGAGGAGGCGGCCGCCACTTCCCTGGCGCTGCCGATCTTCCCGGAGCTGCAGGCGGAGCAACTGGCCTTTGTGGTGGCAACGATTCAGAAATTTTATAAAAGCTGTTGA
- the greA gene encoding transcription elongation factor GreA, which yields MERIPVSVAGNRQLREELERLERVERPDIIRAIEVARGHGDLSENAEYHAAKERQGMVEGRIMDLKDKLGRVEVIDCTRVSTKRVVFGTVITLYDVAEEKEVTFQLLGPEEVDVKNGVISFRSPLGRALLGKEAGDEVLVKTPKGMLEYEVLSISASETP from the coding sequence GTGGAACGGATTCCCGTGTCGGTTGCCGGCAACAGGCAGTTGCGCGAGGAGTTGGAGCGGCTGGAGCGGGTGGAGCGGCCCGACATCATCAGGGCCATCGAAGTGGCCAGGGGCCACGGCGATCTGAGCGAAAACGCCGAGTATCATGCGGCCAAGGAACGACAGGGCATGGTCGAGGGCCGCATCATGGATCTGAAGGACAAGCTGGGCCGGGTCGAGGTCATTGACTGCACCAGGGTCAGCACCAAACGCGTGGTCTTCGGTACGGTCATCACCCTGTACGATGTGGCCGAGGAAAAGGAAGTGACCTTCCAACTGCTGGGGCCGGAAGAGGTGGATGTCAAAAATGGGGTCATCTCCTTTCGTTCCCCCCTGGGGCGCGCACTCCTGGGCAAGGAGGCGGGCGACGAGGTACTGGTGAAGACGCCGAAAGGCATGCTGGAATACGAGGTGCTGAGCATCAGCGCCTCGGAGACGCCCTGA
- the purD gene encoding phosphoribosylamine--glycine ligase, which produces MKILVIGGGGREHALIWKLRASDAKHQLYCAPGNAGIAGLARCVDIAAGDIPALLDFARGEAIELTIVGPEEPLTKGIVDAFQEAGLRIFGPGKQAAMLEGSKVFSKDFLKKYQIPTARYRAFSEVEAAKRYLDFMTLPCVIKADGLAAGKGVIIAQTRAEAEQAIELMMCDRAFGAAGEQLVIEECLRGEELSFLAFTDGKTVLPLPSAQDHKAAHDGDQGPNTGGMGAYSPAPVLTPELEQKIMDEIMLPAVRGMATEGRPYCGILYAGLMVSEGQVNVLEFNCRFGDPECQPLLMRLKTDLVELCNHCIDGTLDQVQLSVDPRPAVCVVMASEGYPGRYEKGRVISGLEKAAAMDRVEIFHAGTRNEHGRIITDGGRVLGVTAIGETIQAAVQQAYAAAAEIRWEGGWYRRDIAYRALCRLAAPARPVVGIVMGSDSDLPVMQAAAEWLESMEIGYEFTIASAHRTPELAASYAQGARERGLKVIIAGAGMAAHLAGVIAAHTSLPVIGVPLNASSLGGLDALLSTVQMPPGVPVATMGIGAPGAKNAAVLAARILALADDRLRVRLEEYAAHMAQQVEEKNARLHLHGRG; this is translated from the coding sequence ATGAAGATACTCGTGATTGGCGGCGGGGGGCGTGAACACGCCCTGATCTGGAAACTGCGCGCATCCGATGCGAAGCATCAGTTGTACTGCGCGCCGGGCAATGCGGGCATTGCCGGCCTGGCCCGCTGCGTGGACATTGCGGCCGGCGATATTCCGGCACTGCTGGACTTCGCCCGGGGGGAGGCCATCGAGCTGACCATCGTCGGGCCGGAAGAGCCCCTGACCAAAGGCATTGTCGATGCCTTTCAGGAGGCTGGCCTGCGCATCTTCGGCCCCGGCAAGCAGGCGGCCATGCTGGAGGGCAGCAAGGTCTTCAGCAAGGATTTCCTCAAAAAATACCAGATCCCGACCGCGCGCTACCGGGCCTTTTCCGAAGTGGAAGCGGCCAAGCGCTATCTGGACTTCATGACGCTGCCCTGCGTCATCAAGGCGGACGGCCTGGCCGCCGGCAAGGGGGTCATCATTGCCCAGACCCGTGCCGAGGCCGAACAGGCGATCGAGCTGATGATGTGTGACAGGGCCTTTGGCGCGGCAGGCGAGCAACTGGTGATCGAGGAATGCCTGCGCGGGGAGGAGCTCTCCTTTCTGGCCTTCACCGACGGCAAGACCGTGCTGCCCCTGCCGTCCGCGCAGGATCACAAGGCGGCGCACGACGGCGATCAGGGACCGAATACCGGCGGCATGGGCGCATATTCGCCCGCCCCGGTGCTCACGCCGGAACTGGAACAGAAGATCATGGACGAGATCATGCTGCCTGCGGTGCGCGGCATGGCGACCGAGGGCCGGCCCTACTGCGGCATTTTGTATGCCGGCCTCATGGTGAGTGAGGGCCAGGTCAATGTGCTGGAGTTCAACTGCCGCTTTGGCGATCCGGAATGCCAGCCGCTTTTGATGCGGCTTAAGACCGATCTGGTCGAACTCTGCAACCACTGCATCGACGGCACGCTGGATCAGGTGCAGTTGAGCGTTGATCCCAGACCCGCGGTTTGCGTGGTCATGGCCTCGGAGGGCTATCCGGGCAGGTATGAGAAGGGCCGGGTCATTTCCGGGCTGGAAAAGGCCGCGGCCATGGACCGGGTCGAGATCTTCCACGCAGGCACCAGAAACGAGCATGGCCGGATAATCACGGATGGCGGCCGGGTCTTGGGGGTGACGGCCATTGGCGAGACCATTCAGGCCGCGGTGCAGCAGGCCTATGCCGCGGCAGCGGAGATCAGATGGGAGGGCGGCTGGTACCGCCGCGATATCGCCTACCGGGCGCTCTGCCGGCTCGCGGCGCCTGCCAGGCCGGTGGTGGGCATTGTCATGGGCAGCGATTCGGATCTGCCGGTGATGCAGGCCGCAGCGGAGTGGCTGGAGTCCATGGAGATTGGCTACGAGTTCACCATCGCCTCGGCCCACCGCACACCGGAGCTGGCCGCAAGCTATGCACAGGGAGCCCGGGAGCGCGGCCTCAAGGTGATTATCGCAGGCGCCGGCATGGCCGCGCACCTGGCCGGCGTGATCGCGGCCCACACCAGCCTGCCGGTTATCGGCGTGCCCCTGAACGCATCCTCCCTGGGCGGACTGGATGCGCTGCTCTCGACCGTGCAGATGCCGCCGGGCGTGCCTGTGGCCACCATGGGCATTGGCGCGCCGGGCGCGAAAAACGCGGCGGTGCTGGCCGCCCGGATCCTGGCCCTGGCCGACGACAGGCTGCGCGTGCGTCTGGAAGAGTATGCCGCGCACATGGCCCAGCAGGTCGAGGAGAAGAACGCCAGGCTGCACCTCCATGGCCGGGGTTGA
- a CDS encoding L-threonylcarbamoyladenylate synthase, whose amino-acid sequence MAGVEAVTPASLARATALLRRGGLVAFPTETYYGLAADPFNPAALQRLFRLKARPVEKPVLVLVQDGGQLPLLASATPTCYPALMRHFWPGPLTLVFPAHGALPAELTAGTGGVGIRQSPHPVARQLLSAWGGPLTATSCNRSGQQPAGDARQAAALFPDDEGLVLDGGRTPGGAGSTVAGLRANGRLCCLREGRIPFASVERVARECGGNPHRQGLLPSERC is encoded by the coding sequence ATGGCCGGGGTTGAAGCGGTCACGCCGGCAAGTCTGGCGCGGGCCACAGCCCTGCTGCGGCGGGGCGGCCTGGTCGCCTTTCCCACAGAAACCTACTATGGCCTGGCCGCGGATCCCTTCAACCCGGCGGCCCTGCAACGCCTCTTTCGGTTGAAGGCCAGACCGGTGGAGAAGCCGGTGCTGGTCTTGGTGCAGGATGGGGGCCAGTTGCCGCTTTTGGCCAGCGCAACGCCGACCTGCTATCCGGCGCTCATGCGGCATTTCTGGCCCGGCCCGCTGACGCTGGTCTTTCCGGCCCATGGCGCTCTGCCCGCCGAACTGACGGCTGGTACCGGCGGGGTGGGCATCCGGCAGTCCCCCCATCCGGTGGCGAGGCAGCTGCTCTCCGCCTGGGGCGGCCCCCTCACCGCCACGAGCTGCAACCGCTCCGGTCAGCAGCCCGCAGGCGACGCCCGGCAGGCGGCAGCGCTTTTTCCGGATGACGAGGGTCTGGTGCTGGACGGCGGCCGCACGCCCGGAGGCGCCGGATCCACGGTCGCGGGCCTGCGGGCCAATGGCCGATTGTGTTGTCTGCGCGAGGGCCGGATTCCCTTTGCCAGCGTGGAGCGAGTGGCCCGGGAGTGCGGCGGGAACCCGCACCGGCAAGGGCTCCTGCCGTCAGAGCGGTGCTGA
- the secD gene encoding protein translocase subunit SecD: MTTGRKLKIALVIFLVFFSGLALLPNFYSGLPEWWTKYCAPAGINLGLDLKGGLHVVLRVDRAKALENTLDFAATDFKNLLAEKGITAVRLDSGRADEILLTLPNTGATDAAREILKDKFASLDSSVSAEAGSFPRVTLKLKPEEAENISKNSVDQALEIIRNRIDQFGVAEPIVLKQGEEQIVVQLPGVQDPKRAIDLIGQTAQLEFKAVAEGGENLPSLIDDAIKAGQWQRGGSRKQLNLALQGRLPQGTEVYFEQVVDRDTQVKSEVPLLMESPVLMTGAMVKDAQVRIGGNFNEPYVSLELTGSGAQTFAQLTEKYEKRRMAIILDGKVRSAPVITEKIAGGSAQITGRFTHAEAADLAIVLRAGSLPAPVEIIQNLTVGASLGQDSINKGIYSGIIGTILVVGFMLLYYRISGLIANIGLLFNILFLFVGLAMVGATLTLPGIAGIILTVGMAVDANVLIYERMREEMGAGKSIKAVVDGGFGKAASSIIDSQVTTLITALVLFLFGTGPIKGFAVTLSMGIIFNLVAVLFICRLIYDSMIGARRLHQLHFMQMLKRSHINFMSLRKVCFCISVCLVLVGLTAFVQLVRGQARMGVDFTGGLMLQYRAAQPFTLEEVRPVLSQNGFAGLDLQRVSSDNQLIIKLKQSQDTVGDDSDRITAVLDEHLKDKHFALESKSEIGASVSSELRSKAIVAIVLSLLGVVLYLAIRFDYRFGLAATAATFHDVLAVLGICWLCGKEFDLLLMTALLTLAGYSLNDTVVIFDRIRENLRKNKEMRFFDLINVSINETLSRSVITVLTTLFMVVSLFLFGGATIHDFAFALLIGMLIGTYSSMFIASPLVAMLWKDRRA; encoded by the coding sequence ATGACAACAGGTCGTAAACTCAAGATCGCATTGGTCATTTTTCTGGTGTTTTTCTCAGGGCTGGCGCTTTTGCCCAATTTTTACTCCGGCCTGCCCGAATGGTGGACCAAGTACTGCGCCCCTGCCGGCATCAATCTGGGGCTCGACCTGAAAGGCGGGCTGCACGTGGTTCTGCGGGTGGACCGGGCCAAGGCCCTGGAAAATACGCTGGATTTTGCGGCCACGGATTTCAAGAACCTGCTGGCCGAAAAGGGCATCACCGCGGTGCGGCTGGATTCCGGCAGGGCAGATGAAATTCTGCTGACCCTGCCCAACACCGGTGCAACCGATGCGGCCAGAGAGATCCTCAAAGACAAGTTCGCGAGCCTGGACAGCAGCGTCTCTGCCGAGGCGGGCAGTTTTCCCCGCGTGACCCTGAAGCTGAAGCCCGAAGAGGCGGAGAACATCAGCAAGAACTCGGTGGATCAGGCGCTGGAGATCATCAGAAACCGTATCGACCAGTTTGGCGTGGCCGAGCCGATTGTCCTCAAGCAGGGCGAAGAGCAGATCGTGGTCCAGTTGCCGGGCGTGCAGGATCCGAAGCGCGCCATCGACCTCATCGGCCAGACCGCCCAACTGGAATTCAAGGCCGTGGCCGAAGGCGGCGAGAATCTGCCCTCCCTGATTGACGACGCCATCAAGGCCGGTCAGTGGCAGCGGGGCGGCAGCCGGAAGCAGCTCAATCTGGCCCTGCAGGGCCGCCTGCCCCAGGGCACGGAGGTGTACTTCGAGCAGGTGGTGGACAGGGACACCCAGGTGAAATCCGAGGTGCCGCTGCTGATGGAAAGCCCGGTGCTGATGACCGGCGCCATGGTCAAGGATGCGCAGGTCCGCATCGGCGGCAACTTCAACGAGCCCTATGTCAGCCTGGAACTGACCGGCTCCGGCGCGCAGACCTTTGCCCAGCTCACCGAAAAATACGAGAAGCGCCGCATGGCCATCATTCTGGACGGCAAGGTGCGCTCGGCCCCGGTCATTACCGAAAAAATTGCAGGCGGCAGCGCCCAGATTACGGGCCGCTTCACCCACGCCGAAGCCGCGGATCTGGCCATTGTGCTCCGCGCCGGCTCCCTGCCTGCACCGGTGGAGATTATCCAGAATCTGACCGTGGGCGCGAGCCTGGGCCAGGATTCCATCAACAAGGGCATCTATTCGGGCATCATCGGCACGATTCTGGTCGTGGGCTTCATGCTGCTCTACTACCGCATCTCCGGCCTGATCGCCAACATCGGCCTGCTCTTCAACATCCTCTTCCTGTTCGTGGGACTGGCCATGGTGGGCGCGACCCTGACGCTGCCCGGCATCGCCGGTATCATCCTCACAGTGGGCATGGCGGTGGACGCCAATGTCCTCATCTATGAACGCATGCGCGAGGAAATGGGGGCGGGCAAGAGCATCAAGGCCGTGGTGGACGGCGGCTTTGGCAAGGCGGCGTCCAGTATCATCGACTCCCAGGTCACGACCCTGATCACCGCCCTGGTGCTCTTTCTCTTTGGCACCGGCCCCATCAAGGGCTTTGCCGTGACCCTGAGCATGGGCATCATCTTCAACCTCGTGGCCGTACTCTTCATCTGCCGCCTGATCTACGATTCCATGATTGGCGCGCGGCGTCTGCACCAGCTCCACTTCATGCAGATGCTGAAGCGCAGCCATATCAATTTCATGAGCCTGCGCAAGGTCTGCTTCTGTATCTCCGTCTGCCTGGTGCTTGTTGGGCTGACGGCCTTTGTGCAACTGGTCCGCGGCCAGGCCAGGATGGGCGTGGATTTTACCGGCGGCCTGATGCTGCAGTACAGGGCGGCCCAGCCCTTCACGCTTGAGGAAGTGCGACCGGTTCTGAGCCAGAACGGCTTTGCGGGGCTGGATCTGCAGCGGGTGAGCAGCGACAACCAGCTCATCATCAAGCTGAAGCAGAGCCAGGACACGGTGGGCGACGATTCCGACCGCATCACCGCGGTTCTGGACGAGCACCTGAAGGACAAGCACTTTGCGCTGGAGAGCAAGTCGGAAATCGGGGCCTCCGTGTCTTCCGAGCTGCGCAGCAAGGCCATTGTGGCCATTGTGCTCTCGCTTTTGGGCGTGGTGCTCTACCTGGCCATCCGCTTTGACTACCGCTTCGGGCTTGCGGCCACCGCCGCCACCTTCCACGACGTGCTGGCGGTCCTGGGCATCTGCTGGCTCTGCGGCAAGGAGTTTGATCTGCTTTTGATGACCGCGCTGCTCACGCTCGCCGGCTATTCGCTGAACGACACGGTCGTCATCTTCGACCGCATCCGCGAGAATCTGCGTAAAAACAAAGAAATGCGTTTCTTTGACCTGATCAATGTCAGCATCAACGAGACCCTGTCCCGTTCAGTCATCACGGTGTTGACCACCCTGTTCATGGTGGTCTCGCTCTTCCTCTTCGGTGGCGCGACCATTCACGACTTCGCCTTCGCGCTCCTGATCGGCATGCTGATCGGCACCTACTCGTCCATGTTCATTGCCAGTCCGCTCGTGGCCATGCTCTGGAAGGACAGGAGGGCCTGA
- a CDS encoding glycine--tRNA ligase subunit alpha, whose product MYFQDIIASLNHYWASAGCLIMQPYDMEVGAGTFHPATLLRALGPEPWQAAYVQPSRRPTDGRYGDNPNRLQHYYQYQVVIKPSPPDVQGMYLKSLEGFGLNLLEHDIRFVEDDWESPTLGAWGLGWEVWLDGMEITQFTYFQQAGSIDLKPVTVEITYGLERIAMYLQKVESVYDIQWNQKVNYGEIFHEAERQFSAFNFEQANVAELRRSFDFFESEALRLAAIGLTLPAYDYCLKCSHTFNLLDARKAVSVAERTRYIGRIRAIARQVAQHYVEQRAEMGFPLLHGPMA is encoded by the coding sequence ATGTATTTTCAGGATATTATCGCTTCGCTGAACCACTATTGGGCCTCTGCCGGCTGCCTGATCATGCAGCCCTATGACATGGAAGTGGGCGCCGGCACCTTTCATCCGGCCACCCTGCTGCGCGCACTGGGGCCGGAGCCATGGCAGGCGGCCTATGTGCAGCCCTCCCGCCGGCCGACCGACGGCCGCTACGGAGACAATCCCAACCGCCTGCAGCACTACTACCAGTATCAGGTGGTCATCAAGCCCTCGCCGCCCGACGTCCAGGGCATGTATCTGAAGAGCCTCGAAGGCTTTGGCCTGAACCTGCTGGAGCACGACATCCGTTTTGTGGAGGACGACTGGGAGTCGCCCACCCTGGGCGCCTGGGGTCTGGGCTGGGAGGTCTGGCTGGACGGCATGGAAATCACCCAGTTCACCTACTTCCAGCAGGCCGGTTCCATCGACCTCAAACCCGTGACCGTGGAGATTACCTACGGCCTGGAACGCATCGCCATGTACCTGCAGAAGGTGGAGTCGGTCTACGACATCCAGTGGAACCAGAAGGTGAACTACGGCGAAATCTTCCACGAGGCGGAACGCCAGTTCTCCGCCTTCAACTTCGAGCAGGCCAATGTGGCGGAACTCAGGCGCTCCTTCGATTTTTTCGAGAGTGAAGCCCTGAGACTGGCGGCAATCGGCCTGACCCTGCCGGCCTATGACTACTGTCTCAAGTGCTCCCACACCTTCAACCTGCTGGATGCCCGCAAGGCCGTCAGCGTGGCGGAACGCACCCGCTACATCGGCCGCATCCGGGCGATCGCCCGGCAGGTGGCGCAGCACTATGTGGAGCAGCGGGCGGAAATGGGCTTTCCCCTGCTGCACGGCCCAATGGCCTGA